AAACCTGTGAACAAAAAATGTTCTAAGAGTTTATAGTAGTGATTCTATCttgttaataaaatgaaaaaaagtttaaaatcacCTAATTGATGATTTCATTATCATCTTACAGAAATTAGGTACATATAGAAAGAAGATAAGggtaaataatttatattggGCAGTTAACTAAGGAGATACTTCTGAGCATGTACAAAATTTTACCATCCTCTCATTATTGCATAGTCTAGGAAAgttgaagaaaatgacatttatttttctctgaagaaTTAGTCCTAAGCttttacataataaaaaacaagcagAATGATCCATATCCATAAGCTGTAGACCTATATTAAATGTTTTGAAGATTGGTATCACAATTGGTGAGAGGCACATACACAGCTGAAACGATATTATTCATGTAAAGCAAGGAGAAATGTAAAGCCGTTGTTTTGATTTACCTTGTAAGGCCTATGTAGATGGGGCTCCCGGTACCTCAGTTTAAGTAAAGCTATCGTGTATAGTACTTCGACAAGTGAGCTTGCCAACATCAAGTATTTGATTAACTTGATTAAGTTTGAAGGAATTATTACCACAGAAGATAGGATGATGATCTTAGTGACAGCTACAACTGGGCAGCTGTGGTTGTTAagcatggagaagaggaaaggcagcTGTCCTTCTCGGCTCGCAGAGTAGATGACCCGTGATGCTGAAAGTATTTCACAGACAGTAGAGTTCAATATTGAGAGGGAAATCACCAAAGAAATGACCCACTGCATGAAAGGGCACACTCTGTCTATCCATATGCCAGCAATAAAatctatgaaaattaaaaagaaagtgaaaacgCCAAATTCAATGtcacaacaataataacaattgtCTATTTCTTcccctataaaaataaaaatatgacttaGAGGCTACATCCTTGAGCCAGAGTCTCTTTCCTCACTTAGTGACGCTCCTCTGTCCTTGTGTGTTTTGACCCAACAAATGAGTCCAAAGTGGCTGCTTGCCAGCTGTGAGCCTATGCCTTGTGAGGTGTATCACGGTTCTTGTCCTTCTTGTGTGCCACACTGCATACGTTTGTGTACAAACAATAGGCATTTCCAGCTAGGTTATCAGGGAATGGGGCCATACTAATTCCAGAGCAGTGACAACGCATGAAATTGTCTTGGAATCACAATTGTCCTAGGGCTCTGACATGTCACAATGGAATATGTTATGGTATTTGTATCAAAATCATGCTCCATTATCCAATGAccttgtgtggcaggcacttcAGCTCTCATTTATcccacatgtttttgtttgtgctaAAAGTATCCCTGAATATCTTCCATTCAATCCTCACTCTTCATGGGTTTCTtgtcctccttctgctcctcttcaCTGCGGCTCTGTCACATTGCCCATCTaggtttcttcctcttttctttggcACAAACATTTGCCCAAATGCAGTAATCACACATATAATACTAGTTTAGAATTTGCTTCTGCAAATGACAGGAACTAACCTCTTGGGGAGACTTCAGGGTCCATGGGCAGCCTGATCATGGTAGTCTTCTAAACTGCAGCAGTCTACAGACATGAAAGGTCCTACAGAGAACACATGTGCTCGGCTGAACATCTCCTAAGCAGCTAAGCTGAAGCATGTGAGCGGAACGCATGATTTTCATATGCCAGAAAAATGCCTAAAGATCTGTCAAGAACCAATAGGCAAGTGAAATCGTTAAAATGCTTGTGATGTAAACTAAAGAACTAGAtattttctgtagaaaaaaatatattcttaagtaGTAAGCATAGCATAAGGAACATAAGAAATTTCCAATATGCtataaatttgatttaaaaaaaaaaacatgtgccTATAAGATTCTTTATAAACTGAAGTCAAAACAGAGTGAAAAGTTTAATTTATGAAAGGCTAATATTTTTCATGACAATTTGATGAACTAATAGCTTCAGAACTTTCCCctatttccaataaaaatagCTAAATACCTAGCATTTTCTCCTGTTTACTGCAAATCTCGTGTtaagctttttttctctttgatatGTCTGGTCCAACACGCAAAAGGACTGTTACTCAGACGCATCATTACTATCAATATTTGAATACAATCACTTTAGTCCATTTCAAATTTAGAAACTACCTGCAAAGCTCCCCAGCACAAGATACACTTGTAATTCACAAACAAAGCATTTGTGCTCAGTGAACATGGCATTAGAATCAGTCCTAAAACAGGCAGCCAGCAGGCTTGTAGTTGAGGCTGCCCATCCAGGGGGGCATGACTGGGCAGGTAAAGGGGAATGAATTTGTTCTGGAAATAGCAAATTCTTTAGAGTCTTATGTGCCACTGTGCAGAAGAATCCCAAGGTTTTTCTGAGTAAGAAGATCAaattgtttcctgtgtgtgtgtatacgtgtaacacatatgtatgaatgtgtctGTAGTGTTTATGTGCTCACTTATGAGTGTACATGCCCAtgcagaattgtgtgtgtgtgtgtgtacatatgcatgcaggagtatgtgtgtgtgtgtatatacagacaCAGTTTTGTTTGTATACAAGCATATACaactgtgtatgtacacacacattcaggaGTATTGCGGGCATGCatttgtatgtatctatgtatgtttgtatttgtatgtacAAATGCagttgtatgtttgtatgcatgtggggcatatgtgtatatggcacgtgtgtgtgtgtgtgtgtgtgtgtgtgtgtgtgtgtgattatactTACACATACCTGAGGAGATGATTTCCTGAGGAGACAAAACTGCCAAGTAGGACACATTAGTCAGTATGTATAAGACAGCCACAGTAGACGTACCAGAAATCAAAGTTTTGGGAATTGTTTTACCAGGATTTTTTACTTCTCCTACAAAACAAACATTAGCAAAAGGATGTATCATTGTAAAACTTGAACGTTTCTTTGTAAAAAGTAGTTTaatattgttttttcatttgcttgattTGATTCTGCTTTTTTCTTATCCGTCGTCCCtagaaaaaaatggcattttctaTAATCTTACACTAAAAATGAAAGGATGTAAGTCTTTCctgtaagagaaacagaaacatttcAACCTGCTATTGAAGAGAGGATAAAACTGTGGTTAGGATAGTTCTATCACAAGAGCCTGCTGTCACCAAAATGGATATGGTGATGTCTCAGAGTCCAACACACGGCCTGTCTAAAGTCAGGCACAAGTCTCAACAAAGTAGCCCGGTCCTTGGATGTGTATGCCCCCTCCAACTTAAGGATCAGAAAATGTGGCATTACTTTTATTGGTGCTAATCAAAAATTGTCAAAGGGCAAATGCATAATCCATAAAATTCTGAATCCATGAAGATCCGTGAATTATGTTATAAGCAATATTGGTGCACAGCTAATGTGGCAGCTAGCTCCATCCAGTGAGGCTTTGTGATTCAGGCCTGTTTGTATGCTCTTTGAACACATGTGCCATCAAATGAAGCAACCCTTAGTTTAAAACAATAGATTTATAACCAGCAGTGACCTCAAAATGTGAAAGTGTCCTGGTGCAATGTGATGAAGTTGGTTAGTTTAgaaagttataataaaaattttctgtATTGGCAGAATCCAAAGTCTTGAGTAGATCTGGGTCAGCTTCCAAGCAGTTGTTGATTTTATTAGTTAGGTTTTGTTACTATGGTAAATACAGGACGAAACAGGTGGATTTTGGTTCACGATTGGAAGACACAGTTAGTTCACcgtggaggcaggagacagcttaccacacagtcaggaagcagaaagtgattTTGCGAAAAATGAAGAGTCAAGCAACACGCAGTCTGGGGAGGCTCTGCTTTATTAAGCCTTCAGGCTCCACTGGAAGACTCGGGAACACGCAGTCTGGGGAGGCTCTGCTTTATTAAGCCTTCAGGCTCCGCTGGAAGACTCGGGAACACGCAGTCTGGGGAGGCTCTGCTTTATTAAGCCTTCAGGCTCCGCTGGAAGACTCGGGAACACGCAGTCTGGGGAGGCTCTGCTTTATTAAGCCTTCAGGCTCCGCTCGGGAAGCCAAAGGTCTGAGATTGTCTTTAATCCCGTTTCTTACGTGTAGTGACTGTACATCATTTTTCACCTTTTCTGTTATTGGCGGGTTATAGGTTTGGATATTAGATGACAGCACTAAGGACCACTAAGAAGCAAAGTCACAGAGCTGGAATAGGTAAGGCGAGAACAGCTATTTTGTGCCTATCTATTTCTCAAAAAGTAGAGTTTCATCTGAGGTGGGAGGTAAGATTTCAGAGGAAGAATACAGAATATACTATTATTAGTCAAAGGTATAGTTTATGGTCTTTCCAATTTTTCTTATCAGAACAAATGTCAGAGctgatctttctttctcctttttatttattctttaactcACTCCTATTGGATACTGTCCACAGTTAAAGGAATCTTTCCATTTGATTAACCTAATcgacacaattcttcacagatatgttcagatgattctagattctaTCAGTTGACAATATTAACTACCATATTAATTACCAacttcttattttctatttttgataGAAGAACAATAGcctctaacttttaaaaatgatatctgCTTTCTATTGAACCTTTGCTAACTAAACATCTCTTTTCTCAGACTATAACAGACTCTTCTAGAGAAAGTCTTAAGTTCCAAACAGAGGAGGGTTACATCTAGGAAAACCACAAGGGAAGCATCgt
This genomic interval from Acomys russatus chromosome 31, mAcoRus1.1, whole genome shotgun sequence contains the following:
- the LOC127183747 gene encoding solute carrier family 7 member 13-like isoform X2; the encoded protein is MIHPFANVCFVGEVKNPGKTIPKTLISGTSTVAVLYILTNVSYLAVLSPQEIISSASRVIYSASREGQLPFLFSMLNNHSCPVVAVTKIIILSSVVIIPSNLIKLIKYLMLASSLVEVLYTIALLKLRYREPHLHRPYKVNQNNGFTFLLALHE
- the LOC127183747 gene encoding solute carrier family 7 member 13-like isoform X1: MIHPFANVCFVGEVKNPGKTIPKTLISGTSTVAVLYILTNVSYLAVLSPQEIISSDFIAGIWIDRVCPFMQWVISLVISLSILNSTVCEILSASRVIYSASREGQLPFLFSMLNNHSCPVVAVTKIIILSSVVIIPSNLIKLIKYLMLASSLVEVLYTIALLKLRYREPHLHRPYKVNQNNGFTFLLALHE